In the Colwellia sp. 20A7 genome, one interval contains:
- the ureG gene encoding urease accessory protein UreG, with protein MKKQVLRIGVGGPVGSGKTALLRELCLALRDTYNMAVVTNDIYTREDAEFLTKNDALAADRIMGVETGGCPHTAIREDASMNLAAIDELQALHPNLDFVLIESGGDNLSATFSPELSDLTIYVIDVSAGDKIPRKGGPGITKSDLLIINKIDVADLVGASLEVMDRDTKKMRGDKKFIFSNMKTKQGLAEIIEFIEKEGMLKI; from the coding sequence ATGAAAAAACAAGTTTTACGTATTGGTGTTGGTGGTCCTGTTGGTTCAGGAAAAACAGCCCTATTACGCGAGTTATGTTTAGCCTTACGTGATACATATAATATGGCTGTAGTTACTAACGATATTTATACCCGTGAAGATGCTGAATTTTTAACTAAAAATGATGCACTAGCAGCAGATAGAATTATGGGCGTAGAAACTGGTGGTTGTCCTCATACCGCTATTCGTGAAGATGCTTCGATGAACTTAGCCGCTATTGATGAGCTACAAGCATTACACCCTAATTTAGACTTCGTGTTAATTGAAAGTGGTGGTGATAACTTAAGCGCTACTTTTAGCCCTGAATTATCTGATTTAACCATTTATGTTATTGATGTCTCAGCAGGCGATAAAATTCCACGTAAAGGTGGTCCTGGTATAACTAAATCTGATTTACTGATTATTAATAAGATTGATGTTGCTGATTTAGTGGGTGCTTCACTTGAAGTGATGGACAGAGACACTAAAAAGATGCGCGGCGATAAGAAGTTTATCTTCTCTAATATGAAAACTAAACAAGGTTTAGCCGAGATAATCGAATTTATTGAAAAAGAAGGTATGTTAAAAATTTAA
- a CDS encoding urease accessory protein UreF: protein MHTNTYTKASEVKPVASVTESLEKPQADPIQLNRLLQLCSANLPVGGFSFSQGLEYAVEMGWLVSPETTASWININLAESIAQTDLAILKRLFTALNNDDLAVFSEWNTHLIACRESHELLLADLAMGKALIRLIKQLDSIDITPYQAIIDLQEISFVSAFALCAYVFKLDLISAQSGYCWTYIDNQVAAATKLVPLGQTQAQNLLFELTENTLTIIEKSNKVADEDIGTSLPHLAMASAWHETQYSRLFRS, encoded by the coding sequence ATGCACACTAACACGTATACTAAAGCGTCAGAAGTTAAACCTGTTGCTTCAGTAACTGAGTCATTAGAAAAGCCACAAGCTGATCCAATTCAACTTAATAGGCTTTTACAGCTATGTAGTGCTAATTTGCCTGTTGGTGGTTTTTCGTTTTCTCAAGGGTTAGAGTATGCGGTGGAAATGGGCTGGTTAGTATCACCTGAAACGACCGCTAGTTGGATAAATATTAACTTAGCAGAATCTATTGCGCAAACTGACTTAGCTATTTTAAAGCGATTATTTACCGCATTAAACAATGATGATTTAGCGGTGTTTAGCGAATGGAATACTCATTTGATTGCTTGTCGAGAAAGTCATGAATTATTGTTGGCTGATTTAGCAATGGGAAAAGCGTTGATACGTTTGATTAAGCAACTTGATAGTATTGATATCACGCCTTACCAAGCAATAATCGATTTACAAGAAATTAGTTTTGTTAGTGCTTTTGCACTTTGCGCGTATGTTTTTAAACTTGATTTAATTTCAGCACAAAGTGGTTACTGTTGGACATATATCGATAATCAAGTTGCGGCTGCAACAAAGCTTGTGCCACTTGGCCAAACCCAAGCACAAAATTTACTCTTTGAGTTAACTGAAAATACATTAACCATTATTGAAAAGTCGAACAAGGTAGCTGATGAAGATATAGGGACTAGTTTGCCGCATTTAGCGATGGCGAGTGCTTGGCATGAAACACAATATTCACGACTGTTTCGCTCGTAG
- the ureE gene encoding urease accessory protein UreE → MLQAYERLDHTHSEIADSITLDQDTRKKARIKSKTDSGLDIGIFMERGHPLLVGEVLKTECGQFIEIKGANEPVATATATDWLTFCKVCYHLGNRHTSLQIGELWVRFKPDYVLEELAEKYGLTVDHTPTVFEPENGAYSKGSHGHSHSHAH, encoded by the coding sequence ATGTTACAAGCATATGAACGTTTAGATCATACTCATAGTGAAATAGCCGATTCAATTACGTTAGATCAAGACACGCGAAAAAAAGCCCGAATTAAAAGTAAAACTGATAGTGGTTTAGATATTGGTATTTTTATGGAACGTGGTCACCCCTTGTTAGTGGGGGAAGTTTTAAAAACTGAATGTGGTCAATTTATTGAAATTAAAGGTGCTAATGAACCCGTAGCGACGGCAACGGCAACCGATTGGTTAACTTTTTGTAAAGTCTGTTATCACTTAGGTAATCGCCATACTTCATTACAAATTGGCGAGTTATGGGTACGCTTTAAGCCTGACTATGTGTTAGAAGAGCTTGCGGAAAAATACGGTTTAACGGTTGACCATACGCCGACTGTTTTCGAACCTGAAAATGGTGCTTATAGCAAAGGCAGTCATGGGCACTCACATTCTCATGCACACTAA
- the ureC gene encoding urease subunit alpha — MATIDKHSYAHMFGPTTGDRVRLADTDLWIEVEKDFTEYGEEITFGGGKVIRDGMGQSQASCADTVDLVITNALILDHWGIVKADVGIKDGRVAIIGKAGNPDIQDNIDIEVGPGTEVIAGEGQILTAGGIDAHIHFICPQQVDEALMSGVTTMIGGGTGPATGTKATTCTPGPWYIHKMLQATNDLPMNFGFLGKGNASLPIALEEQIEAGVCGLKLHEDWGTTPAAIDNCLSVAERYDVQIAIHTDTLNESGFVEDTLAAFKGRTIHTYHTEGAGGGHSPDIIRACGEPNVLPSSTNPTRPYTVNTIDEHLDMLMVCHHLNPSIPEDIAFADSRIRKESIAAEDIMHDLGAISMISSDSQAMGRVGEMITRTWQTAHKMKQQRGPLAPDTERNDNFRAKRYIAKYTINPAISHGISHEVGSIEVGKLADLVLWKPAFFGIKPATILKSGMIAAAPMGDANASIPTPQPVYYRKMFGALGSAAAQTSMTFMSKASIDAGVPEKIGMTRLVGVCKNTRNIGKDDMIHNNWQPKIEVDAQTYEVRANGELLTCEPATSLPLAQLYCLF; from the coding sequence ATGGCTACTATTGATAAACACTCCTATGCACATATGTTTGGGCCTACCACTGGCGATCGAGTTCGTTTGGCAGATACCGACTTATGGATAGAAGTAGAAAAAGATTTTACTGAATATGGTGAAGAAATAACCTTTGGTGGCGGTAAAGTTATTCGTGATGGTATGGGACAAAGCCAAGCATCTTGTGCTGACACGGTAGATTTGGTTATTACCAATGCCCTTATTCTTGATCATTGGGGCATCGTTAAGGCCGATGTTGGTATTAAAGACGGCCGTGTTGCTATTATCGGTAAAGCAGGTAACCCTGATATTCAAGACAATATTGATATTGAAGTAGGTCCTGGCACCGAAGTTATCGCCGGTGAAGGTCAAATTCTTACCGCTGGTGGTATTGATGCGCATATTCATTTTATTTGCCCACAACAAGTCGATGAAGCATTAATGTCTGGCGTTACTACCATGATTGGTGGCGGAACAGGCCCTGCAACAGGCACTAAAGCGACTACTTGCACGCCAGGTCCTTGGTATATTCATAAAATGCTACAAGCAACCAATGATCTCCCAATGAACTTTGGTTTTCTCGGTAAAGGTAATGCGAGTTTACCTATTGCCCTTGAAGAACAAATTGAAGCGGGCGTTTGTGGGTTAAAGTTGCATGAAGATTGGGGCACAACACCAGCAGCAATTGATAACTGTTTATCAGTAGCAGAGCGTTATGATGTGCAAATTGCTATTCATACCGATACCTTGAATGAGTCTGGTTTTGTTGAAGATACCTTGGCAGCATTTAAAGGGCGTACTATTCATACCTATCATACTGAAGGTGCGGGCGGTGGACATTCACCTGATATTATCCGCGCTTGTGGCGAACCGAATGTGTTACCTTCGTCAACTAACCCAACAAGACCTTATACTGTTAACACTATTGATGAACATTTAGACATGTTAATGGTGTGTCATCATTTAAATCCATCAATTCCAGAAGATATTGCCTTTGCTGATTCACGTATCCGTAAAGAAAGTATTGCCGCTGAAGATATTATGCATGATTTGGGTGCTATCAGTATGATTTCGTCTGATTCACAAGCAATGGGCCGTGTCGGTGAAATGATCACGCGTACTTGGCAAACTGCCCATAAAATGAAGCAGCAGCGTGGACCTTTAGCGCCTGATACTGAACGTAACGATAACTTTCGTGCTAAACGTTATATCGCAAAATATACCATCAATCCAGCGATTAGCCACGGCATTAGTCACGAAGTTGGCTCTATTGAAGTCGGTAAATTAGCTGATCTTGTGTTATGGAAACCTGCATTTTTTGGGATTAAACCGGCGACTATTTTAAAGTCTGGCATGATTGCCGCAGCGCCAATGGGAGATGCCAATGCATCAATTCCAACGCCACAACCGGTTTATTATCGTAAAATGTTTGGCGCACTCGGGAGTGCGGCAGCGCAAACATCGATGACTTTTATGTCTAAAGCTTCAATTGATGCCGGTGTACCTGAAAAAATTGGTATGACACGCTTAGTTGGTGTTTGTAAAAACACGAGAAATATTGGTAAAGACGATATGATTCATAATAATTGGCAACCAAAAATTGAAGTGGATGCGCAAACTTATGAAGTACGCGCTAACGGCGAGCTATTAACATGTGAGCCAGCAACTTCATTGCCTCTCGCACAATTATACTGTCTGTTTTAA
- a CDS encoding urease subunit beta, with translation MIPGEIKTDSGNRELNVGREQIKITVANSGDRPIQVGSHYHFYEVNSALKFDRELTRGYRLDITSSTAVRFEPGQEREVTLIAYRGKRRVFGFRGDIQGSLEGEV, from the coding sequence ATGATCCCTGGTGAAATAAAAACAGACAGTGGTAACCGCGAACTCAATGTGGGTCGTGAGCAGATAAAGATAACCGTTGCTAATTCGGGTGATCGCCCGATTCAAGTTGGCTCACATTATCATTTTTATGAAGTGAACAGCGCACTTAAATTCGACCGAGAATTAACGCGAGGTTATCGTTTAGACATTACCTCAAGTACCGCTGTTCGCTTTGAACCCGGTCAAGAACGTGAAGTGACTTTAATCGCTTATCGTGGCAAGCGCCGCGTATTCGGTTTTCGTGGTGACATTCAAGGCAGCTTAGAGGGAGAAGTATAA
- a CDS encoding urease subunit gamma translates to MDLLPREKDKLLLFTAALLAERRLKRGVKLNYPEAMAYISMEIVEGARDGKTVAEMMDYGRTLLTRDQVMEGVAELISDVQVEATFLDGTKLVTVHNPII, encoded by the coding sequence ATGGATTTATTACCAAGAGAAAAAGACAAGTTATTGCTCTTCACTGCGGCACTATTAGCTGAACGACGTTTAAAACGTGGCGTAAAATTAAATTACCCTGAGGCGATGGCTTATATTTCTATGGAAATTGTTGAGGGCGCTCGTGATGGTAAAACCGTTGCTGAAATGATGGATTACGGTCGTACTTTACTAACGCGTGATCAAGTGATGGAAGGGGTTGCCGAATTAATTTCTGATGTGCAAGTTGAAGCAACATTCCTTGATGGAACTAAGCTTGTTACCGTTCACAACCCCATTATTTAA
- a CDS encoding urease accessory protein UreD encodes MIENIEDKSNTLDTSAEKNVINNVTTIAHVPKNSWLANLFLEFSLTPNGSQLTRTKRQGPLTVQKAFYPEGRDCAHIYLLHPPAGIVSGDELRIKIQVNEQAHSLVTTPGANRFYRAREDLSIGDSKQVQYCELRLAAKAKCENFPLETIVYEGADGFNTVDVHLTKDSAYLGWDITCLGLPSAGHLFKQGSYTQLNRVYCEGTLMYHDRIAIKPDNDIHQHMAGLNNHSVFATFMAYVPDEQLSVADNKVLVEKLRECMLEAGAEHKISISQIRKLLVIRYLGQHAEECKALFIQLWQKIRPLYLNKEANIPRVWHT; translated from the coding sequence ATGATAGAAAACATTGAAGATAAATCTAATACCTTAGATACAAGCGCAGAAAAAAATGTCATCAATAATGTAACGACTATTGCTCATGTACCTAAAAATTCATGGCTTGCTAATTTATTTCTAGAATTCAGCTTAACCCCTAATGGTAGTCAGCTTACGCGTACTAAGCGACAAGGCCCATTAACCGTGCAAAAAGCGTTTTACCCAGAAGGGCGGGATTGCGCGCATATCTATTTATTGCATCCACCAGCAGGCATAGTTTCGGGGGATGAACTGCGAATCAAGATTCAAGTTAATGAGCAAGCCCATAGTTTAGTGACAACTCCGGGTGCTAATCGTTTTTATCGTGCCCGTGAAGATCTTTCTATTGGCGACTCTAAGCAAGTACAGTATTGTGAACTGAGACTCGCTGCTAAGGCCAAATGTGAAAACTTTCCATTAGAAACGATTGTGTATGAAGGTGCTGATGGCTTTAATACTGTTGATGTACATTTAACAAAAGATAGCGCTTACTTAGGTTGGGATATTACTTGCTTAGGTTTACCAAGTGCAGGTCATTTATTTAAACAAGGCAGCTATACACAGTTAAATCGAGTGTATTGTGAAGGTACATTAATGTATCACGATAGAATAGCGATTAAGCCTGACAATGACATCCATCAGCATATGGCAGGTTTAAATAATCACAGTGTTTTTGCTACCTTTATGGCTTACGTGCCTGATGAGCAACTGAGTGTTGCTGACAATAAAGTTCTTGTGGAAAAATTACGTGAATGTATGCTTGAAGCGGGTGCAGAGCACAAAATTAGTATTAGCCAAATACGTAAATTATTAGTGATACGTTATTTGGGACAGCATGCAGAAGAGTGCAAGGCACTTTTTATTCAGTTATGGCAGAAGATAAGACCGCTATACCTCAATAAAGAGGCCAATATCCCACGTGTTTGGCACACTTAA